A stretch of Geotrypetes seraphini chromosome 2, aGeoSer1.1, whole genome shotgun sequence DNA encodes these proteins:
- the LOC117354952 gene encoding uncharacterized protein LOC117354952 — protein sequence MWFTGRCSSSPGGFPLISGALIVLVYTSYCSSADAANHTYRNFEQFEGGHVQCQIPDLRFPLSVWFKGRKSTDFIEIANFQKKNLSRKNINFDNNETMYINNLHLADGGNYRVLVHDPEKILVELDVDVKARPSLEKSTSSYPWTSTDPSSAFTSTDFDGHHGEVNGHHHFGLIAIAVLFVSFLVAALSFCIRRKCKSRPPQNEGTPQPLLQNRDGSRGVPLPESQAESERTSLVTKTLSEVITC from the exons ATGTGGTTCACGGGGAGATGCAGCTCCAGCCCAGGGGGCTTTCCCCTGATTTCTGGCGCTCTCATCGTCCTTGTCTACACCTCTTACTGCTCTTCCGCtg ATGCAGCGAACCATACATACCGTAATTTTGAACAGTTTGAGGGTGGACATGTGCAGTGTCAGATCCCAGATCTCCgcttccctctgtctgtctggtttAAAGGCAGAAAGTCCACAGACTTTATTGAGATTGCAAATTTTCAGAAGAAAAACCTGTCTCGTAAGAATATCAACTTTGATAATAATGAGACCATGTATATCAACAACCTGCATCTCGCTGATGGGGGCAATTACAGGGTCCTTGTTCATGACCCAGAGAAGATTCTGGTTGAGCTGGATGTGGACGTCAAAGCAA GGCCTTCCTTGGAGAAATCCACCAGCAGCTACCCTTGGACAAGCACTGATCCTTCTTCAGCTTTCA CTTCCACCGATTTTGATGGACATCATGGAGAAGTCAATGGTCACCACCATTTTGGGTTGATCGCCATTGCTGTGCTCTTTGTATCATTTCTTGTTGCTGCTTTGAGTTTCTGTATCAGAAGAAAATGCAAGAGTAGGCCTCCCCAGAATGAAGGGACCCCACAACCCTTGCTTCAGAACAGAGATGGTAGTAGAGGGGTTCCCCTACCAGAGTCTCAGGCAGAAAGTGAAAGGACATCTCTAGTGACCAAAACCCTATCTGAAGTAATCACTTGCTGA